A stretch of the Streptomyces sp. NBC_00078 genome encodes the following:
- a CDS encoding acetoacetate--CoA ligase encodes MSTVNPQPLWQPDPERSAQAQITEFQAWAAEHHGAPAEGGYAALHRWSVDELDTFWKAVTQWFEVRFSTPYARVLGDRSMPGAQWFPGATLNYAEHALRAAATRGDEPALLYVDETHEPRPVTWSELRRQVGSLAAELRALGVSPGDRVSGYLPNIPQAVVAFLATAAVGGVWTSCAPDFGARSVLDRFQQVEPVVLFTVDGYRYGGKEHDRRDIVAELRQELPTLRAVVHIPLLGTEPPEGALEWSALTGADVEPVFEQIPFDHPLWVLYSSGTTGLPKAIVQSQGGILIEHLKQLGLHCDLGPEDRFFWYTSTGWMMWNFLVSGLLTGTTIVLYDGSPGFPDTGAQWRIAERTGATLYGTSAAYVMACRKAGVHPARDFDLSRVKCVATTGSPLPPDGFRWLHDEFAKSGADLWIASVSGGTDVCSCFAGAVPTLPVYVGELQAAGLGTDLQSWDPSGKPVIDEVGELVVTNPMPSMPIRFWNDPNGSRYHDSYFDTYPGVWRHGDWITVTSRGSVVIHGRSDSTLNRQGVRMGSADIYEAVERIPEIRESLVIGVEQPDGGYWMPLFVHLAPGAPLDDALLGRIKQTIREQLSPRHVPDEIIEVPGIPHTLTGKRIEVPVKRLLQGTPLEKAVNPGSIDNLDLLHFYEDLARKRS; translated from the coding sequence ATGTCGACCGTGAACCCCCAGCCACTCTGGCAGCCAGATCCGGAACGCAGCGCCCAGGCGCAGATCACAGAATTCCAGGCCTGGGCGGCCGAGCACCACGGCGCACCGGCCGAGGGCGGCTATGCGGCACTGCACCGCTGGTCCGTCGACGAACTGGACACGTTCTGGAAAGCCGTCACCCAGTGGTTCGAGGTACGGTTTTCGACTCCCTACGCGCGCGTGCTCGGCGACCGCTCGATGCCGGGTGCGCAGTGGTTCCCCGGGGCGACGCTGAACTACGCGGAGCACGCCCTGCGCGCGGCCGCGACCCGCGGGGACGAACCCGCCCTCCTGTACGTCGACGAGACGCACGAGCCCCGCCCGGTGACCTGGTCCGAGCTGCGCCGCCAGGTCGGCTCCCTGGCAGCCGAGCTGCGCGCCCTCGGCGTAAGCCCCGGAGACCGCGTCAGCGGTTACCTCCCGAACATCCCGCAGGCCGTCGTCGCCTTCCTCGCCACAGCGGCGGTGGGCGGTGTCTGGACGTCCTGCGCCCCCGACTTCGGCGCCCGCAGCGTCCTCGACCGCTTCCAGCAGGTCGAACCGGTCGTCCTGTTCACCGTCGACGGCTACCGCTACGGCGGCAAGGAGCACGATCGCCGCGACATCGTCGCCGAGCTGCGCCAGGAACTGCCCACGCTGCGTGCCGTCGTCCACATCCCGCTCCTCGGCACCGAACCCCCCGAAGGCGCCCTGGAGTGGTCGGCCCTGACCGGTGCCGACGTGGAGCCCGTCTTCGAACAGATCCCCTTCGACCACCCCCTCTGGGTGCTCTACTCCTCGGGCACGACCGGCCTCCCCAAGGCCATCGTCCAGTCCCAGGGTGGCATCCTGATCGAACACCTCAAACAGCTCGGCCTGCACTGCGACCTGGGCCCAGAGGACCGTTTCTTCTGGTACACGTCGACCGGCTGGATGATGTGGAACTTCCTTGTCTCCGGCCTCCTCACCGGGACGACGATCGTGCTCTACGACGGCAGCCCGGGCTTCCCGGACACGGGCGCCCAGTGGCGCATCGCCGAGCGGACCGGAGCCACCCTCTACGGCACCTCGGCCGCGTACGTCATGGCCTGCCGCAAGGCCGGCGTGCACCCGGCGCGCGACTTCGACCTCTCCAGGGTGAAGTGCGTCGCCACCACCGGATCCCCGCTGCCCCCCGACGGCTTCCGCTGGCTGCACGACGAGTTCGCAAAGAGCGGGGCCGATCTGTGGATCGCGTCCGTCAGCGGAGGCACGGACGTGTGCTCCTGCTTCGCAGGAGCGGTACCGACCCTCCCGGTGTACGTCGGCGAACTCCAGGCCGCCGGCCTCGGCACCGATCTGCAGTCCTGGGACCCGAGCGGCAAACCGGTGATCGACGAGGTCGGCGAACTCGTGGTCACCAACCCCATGCCGTCCATGCCGATCCGCTTCTGGAACGACCCCAACGGCAGCCGCTACCACGACAGCTACTTCGACACGTATCCCGGCGTGTGGCGCCACGGCGACTGGATCACCGTCACCTCCCGCGGCTCCGTCGTCATCCACGGCCGCTCCGATTCCACGCTCAACCGCCAGGGCGTGCGCATGGGCTCCGCGGACATCTACGAGGCCGTGGAGCGCATCCCGGAGATCAGGGAGTCCCTCGTCATCGGGGTCGAACAGCCCGACGGCGGCTACTGGATGCCCCTCTTCGTACACCTGGCCCCCGGCGCACCCTTGGACGACGCCCTGCTGGGCCGCATCAAGCAGACCATCCGGGAACAGCTCTCACCGCGCCACGTCCCCGACGAGATCATCGAAGTCCCCGGCATTCCGCACACCCTCACCGGCAAGCGCATCGAGGTCCCGGTCAAGCGCCTTCTCCAGGGCACTCCCCTGGAGAAGGCCGTCAACCCCGGCTCGATCGACAACCTGGATCTGCTGCACTTCTACGAGGACCTGGCCCGCAAACGCTCCTGA
- a CDS encoding PTS glucose transporter subunit IIA yields MTTVTSPIAGRAIGLAAVPDPVFSGAMVGPGTAIDPVREPSEAVAPVDGVIVSLHPHAFVVVDEQGHGVLTHLGIDTVQLNGEGFELLVNKGDTVTRGQSVVRWNPAAVEVAGKSAVCPIVALEAAAEALTELRDDGDVKAGDSLFVWK; encoded by the coding sequence ATGACCACCGTGACGTCCCCGATCGCAGGTCGCGCCATCGGACTGGCAGCAGTGCCGGATCCGGTCTTCTCCGGGGCCATGGTCGGCCCGGGTACCGCTATCGATCCCGTGCGCGAGCCCTCCGAGGCCGTTGCTCCCGTGGACGGAGTCATTGTTTCGCTCCATCCCCACGCTTTCGTCGTGGTCGACGAGCAGGGCCACGGCGTACTGACCCACCTCGGCATCGACACGGTGCAGCTGAACGGCGAGGGCTTCGAGTTGCTCGTGAACAAGGGCGACACCGTGACACGGGGACAGAGCGTGGTGCGCTGGAACCCTGCCGCCGTGGAGGTCGCCGGCAAGTCGGCGGTCTGCCCGATCGTGGCACTCGAGGCCGCAGCCGAGGCTCTCACCGAACTTCGTGACGACGGCGACGTGAAGGCCGGCGACAGCCTTTTCGTCTGGAAGTGA
- a CDS encoding aminotransferase class I/II-fold pyridoxal phosphate-dependent enzyme — protein sequence MATQYGITGATAKGIAASVERAVAEGSLGPQAALPPVRRLADGLGVSPGTVAAAYKELRRRGIVITRGRGGTVVAPAPAVASRRPPKVPEGLRDLSGGHPDPSLLPALVPPSRLSPGVRAHRSMPRLARLEQVVRDWIGSEGVPVEHVTFSHGALDLIGRLLSVELRPGDAVAMEDPGYHHLLDLVTALGLRIVPVAVDDEGLRPDAVRGALRAGVRALVCSPRAQNPYGGCFSAARREALVAVLRDEPDVLVVENDHASEVSGAPLHSLAAGGLTRWVHVRTVSKFLGTDLRWAAAACDATTLARHDGRLQLTSGWVSHLLQEIVHGLLTDVATRASVTAAQETYALRRGALLDELGGRGIDAHGASGMNLWVPARDESAVVNGLRSYGWWVAAGARFRSSSPPGVRISVATLAPADGARLASDFAAVLGESEATYGG from the coding sequence GTGGCAACACAATATGGGATCACTGGTGCGACGGCCAAGGGAATTGCCGCGTCCGTCGAACGGGCCGTGGCGGAGGGATCGTTGGGGCCCCAGGCCGCGCTGCCTCCCGTGCGACGGCTCGCGGACGGCCTCGGGGTCAGTCCCGGTACGGTCGCCGCGGCCTACAAGGAACTGCGCCGACGTGGAATCGTGATCACGCGCGGGCGGGGCGGGACCGTGGTGGCGCCCGCTCCCGCGGTGGCGTCACGCCGGCCGCCCAAAGTGCCGGAGGGCCTGCGGGACTTGTCCGGCGGGCACCCCGATCCCTCGCTTCTTCCCGCACTCGTACCGCCGTCGCGTCTGTCACCCGGTGTCCGGGCGCATCGCTCAATGCCCAGACTGGCGCGGCTGGAGCAGGTCGTGCGCGACTGGATCGGGTCCGAGGGTGTGCCGGTCGAACACGTGACCTTCTCGCACGGAGCGCTGGATCTGATCGGCCGGCTTCTGTCCGTGGAGTTGCGGCCCGGCGATGCCGTGGCCATGGAGGACCCCGGATATCACCATCTGCTGGATCTGGTCACTGCTCTGGGGCTGCGGATCGTCCCGGTGGCCGTGGACGACGAGGGCCTGCGTCCCGACGCCGTGCGCGGGGCGCTGCGGGCGGGTGTCCGGGCCCTGGTGTGCAGTCCACGGGCGCAGAATCCGTACGGCGGTTGTTTTTCGGCTGCGCGCCGGGAGGCGCTTGTGGCAGTGCTCCGGGACGAACCCGATGTGCTCGTCGTCGAGAACGACCATGCGTCGGAGGTCTCCGGTGCCCCCCTGCACTCGCTGGCCGCCGGCGGGTTGACGCGCTGGGTGCATGTGCGGACGGTGAGCAAGTTCCTGGGCACCGACCTGCGGTGGGCGGCGGCGGCCTGCGACGCGACCACGCTGGCACGCCACGACGGCCGGCTGCAGCTGACGTCGGGCTGGGTCAGTCATCTGCTCCAGGAGATCGTGCACGGGCTGCTGACGGATGTCGCCACGCGCGCGTCGGTGACCGCCGCTCAGGAGACGTACGCGCTGCGACGCGGCGCTCTGCTCGACGAGCTGGGCGGGCGCGGAATCGATGCCCATGGGGCGAGCGGAATGAATCTGTGGGTACCCGCGCGGGACGAGTCGGCCGTGGTGAACGGGCTGCGCTCGTACGGCTGGTGGGTCGCGGCCGGGGCCAGGTTCCGTTCGTCGTCGCCACCTGGGGTGCGGATCTCCGTGGCCACGCTCGCGCCAGCCGACGGGGCGCGGTTGGCCTCGGACTTCGCTGCCGTGCTCGGTGAGTCCGAGGCCACTTACGGTGGTTGA
- a CDS encoding MFS transporter: protein MLVIALVDRTGSGLWASVSVLYFTYVSGLSVAQVGTLAATAGAIGIAGAPLGGRIADRFPLTRVLLVVQLLRALASLALLTTNDFALLLAFSAVGGLGDRAASVLTRLYATRVAGPDRVRYQAVQRTVANAGWALGGLAAAAALALGTSAAYQWLLAGDAVSFLASALLTLRCDEPPSPSRTVTTSKSPAPKAKTTSASPWRDRTYLAYVSTETVLFLDDAVFKVGLPLWIAHTSTAPHGLAPLLMVLNNVMVVALQVPLARFGATSAAARRLLVPLSAAFVLGGLAMAFSATSGAVTATLFLTAAAAAFTVAEMLHATISWELSVALAPGTAQGAYLGVHGLAQSAQRSIGPLAVTAAIATGPAGWTCFGTLIALTCVIQHRLVRGPLTQKSLSVGPVTVSEH from the coding sequence ATGCTCGTCATCGCGCTCGTCGACCGGACCGGCAGTGGACTCTGGGCCTCCGTCTCAGTGTTGTATTTCACCTACGTCTCGGGCCTCTCGGTCGCTCAGGTCGGCACGCTCGCTGCGACCGCCGGAGCCATCGGCATCGCCGGCGCACCCCTTGGCGGTCGCATCGCCGACCGGTTCCCCCTCACCCGCGTCCTGCTCGTCGTCCAACTCCTGCGCGCGCTGGCCTCCTTGGCGCTGCTCACCACGAACGACTTCGCCCTGCTCCTCGCCTTCTCCGCCGTCGGCGGCCTCGGCGACCGCGCGGCGAGCGTCCTCACCAGGCTCTACGCCACCCGGGTGGCAGGACCGGACCGCGTCCGTTACCAGGCCGTCCAGCGCACCGTCGCCAACGCGGGCTGGGCCCTGGGAGGCCTAGCTGCCGCCGCGGCCCTTGCGCTCGGCACCTCGGCCGCCTACCAGTGGCTCCTGGCCGGCGACGCCGTGTCGTTCCTCGCCTCCGCATTGCTCACCCTGCGCTGCGACGAACCCCCGTCCCCCTCCCGCACGGTGACCACCTCGAAGTCCCCGGCACCGAAAGCCAAGACGACGAGCGCAAGCCCCTGGCGCGACCGCACGTACCTCGCCTACGTGTCCACCGAAACGGTCCTGTTCCTCGACGACGCGGTCTTCAAGGTCGGCCTGCCTCTTTGGATCGCGCACACGAGTACCGCACCACACGGCCTCGCGCCTCTGCTGATGGTCCTCAACAACGTGATGGTGGTGGCCCTCCAGGTCCCCCTGGCCCGCTTCGGGGCCACCTCCGCCGCCGCTCGCAGACTCCTTGTCCCGCTCTCGGCCGCCTTCGTCCTCGGCGGTCTTGCCATGGCGTTCTCGGCCACGAGCGGCGCCGTCACCGCGACCCTGTTCCTGACCGCCGCGGCCGCCGCCTTCACCGTGGCCGAGATGCTCCACGCCACCATTTCCTGGGAACTGTCCGTCGCCCTCGCCCCCGGCACCGCGCAGGGCGCCTACCTCGGTGTGCACGGCCTGGCCCAGTCCGCGCAACGCAGCATCGGACCACTCGCGGTCACCGCGGCCATAGCCACCGGCCCGGCAGGCTGGACCTGCTTCGGTACCCTCATCGCCTTGACCTGCGTAATTCAGCACCGCCTGGTCCGCGGTCCCCTCACCCAGAAGTCATTGTCAGTGGGGCCGGTTACTGTGAGTGAGCATTGA
- the ptsP gene encoding phosphoenolpyruvate--protein phosphotransferase — protein sequence METTLRGVGVSHGVAIGEVRHMGTAVLEPPAKQIQAEDAEREQGRARQAVEAVAADLMARGNLAGGEAQAVLEAQAMMAQDPELMADVERRIAVGSTAERAVYDAFAAYRALLAGAGEYLAGRVADLDDVRNRIVARLLGVPMPGVPDSDEPYVLIARDLAPADTALLDPTLVLGFVTEEGGPTSHSAILARALGVPAVVALPGAGELAEGTVIAVDGSTGEIFVNPSAEKKAQLEAAAAERKAALAATTGPGATSDGHKVPLLANVGGPADVPAAVEAGAEGVGLFRTEFLFLDDSKNAPSEEKQVEAYRQVLEAFPEGRVVVRVLDAGADKPLDFLTPADEPNPALGVRGLRTLLDHPEVLRTQLTALAKAAEGLPVYLEVMAPMVADRADAKAFADACREAGLQAKFGAMVEIPSAALRARSILQEVEFLSLGTNDLAQYTFAADRQVGAVSRLQDPWQPALLDLVALSAEAAKAEGKSCGVCGEAASDPLLACVLTGLGVTSLSMGAASIPYVRATLGKYTLAQCERAAAAARATESAEEARNAAQAVLSGE from the coding sequence ATGGAGACAACGCTGCGAGGCGTCGGTGTGAGCCATGGTGTGGCGATCGGCGAGGTTCGGCACATGGGAACGGCGGTACTGGAGCCGCCTGCCAAGCAGATTCAGGCGGAGGACGCAGAGCGTGAACAGGGGCGCGCTCGCCAGGCCGTGGAAGCTGTGGCCGCCGACCTGATGGCGCGCGGCAATCTGGCGGGGGGCGAAGCCCAGGCGGTGCTCGAGGCGCAGGCCATGATGGCCCAGGACCCCGAGTTGATGGCGGACGTCGAGCGGCGTATCGCCGTGGGGAGCACGGCGGAGCGCGCTGTCTACGATGCCTTCGCCGCCTACCGCGCCCTGCTGGCCGGTGCCGGCGAGTACCTCGCCGGTCGCGTGGCCGACCTGGACGACGTGCGGAATCGTATCGTCGCCCGGTTGCTCGGGGTGCCGATGCCGGGTGTCCCGGACAGCGACGAGCCGTACGTTCTTATTGCACGCGACCTTGCGCCTGCCGACACGGCTCTGCTGGACCCGACCCTGGTCCTGGGTTTCGTCACCGAGGAGGGCGGGCCGACCAGTCACAGCGCGATTCTGGCGCGGGCGCTCGGTGTGCCTGCCGTGGTGGCGCTGCCGGGCGCCGGTGAGCTCGCCGAGGGCACTGTGATCGCGGTGGACGGCAGCACCGGCGAGATCTTCGTGAACCCCAGCGCTGAGAAGAAGGCGCAGCTGGAGGCCGCGGCCGCTGAGCGCAAGGCCGCGCTCGCTGCCACGACGGGGCCCGGTGCCACCTCCGACGGTCACAAGGTGCCGTTGCTGGCCAACGTCGGCGGTCCCGCCGACGTGCCGGCCGCTGTGGAGGCCGGGGCCGAGGGCGTCGGTCTGTTCCGCACCGAGTTCCTCTTCCTGGACGACAGCAAGAACGCCCCCTCTGAGGAGAAGCAGGTCGAGGCCTACCGACAGGTTCTCGAGGCGTTCCCTGAGGGCCGTGTCGTCGTACGGGTGCTGGACGCCGGTGCGGACAAGCCGCTGGATTTCCTCACGCCCGCCGACGAGCCGAACCCGGCGCTCGGTGTGCGCGGTCTGCGGACGCTGCTCGACCACCCGGAGGTGCTGCGCACCCAACTGACAGCGCTCGCGAAAGCTGCCGAGGGTCTGCCGGTCTACCTCGAGGTGATGGCTCCGATGGTGGCGGACCGTGCCGACGCCAAGGCGTTCGCGGATGCGTGCCGTGAGGCAGGGCTGCAGGCGAAGTTCGGCGCGATGGTCGAGATCCCGTCGGCCGCACTGCGGGCTCGGTCGATTCTGCAGGAGGTCGAGTTCCTGTCGCTGGGGACCAACGACCTCGCGCAGTACACATTCGCCGCCGACCGTCAGGTGGGCGCGGTGTCCCGGCTGCAGGATCCGTGGCAGCCCGCGCTGCTCGACCTGGTCGCGCTGTCCGCCGAGGCGGCGAAGGCCGAGGGCAAGAGCTGTGGAGTCTGCGGTGAGGCTGCGTCCGACCCGCTGCTCGCGTGCGTGCTGACCGGTCTGGGTGTCACCTCCCTTTCCATGGGGGCGGCGTCGATTCCTTACGTCCGGGCCACGCTGGGCAAGTACACGCTCGCCCAGTGCGAGCGTGCCGCCGCGGCAGCCCGGGCCACGGAGAGCGCCGAGGAGGCGCGCAACGCGGCTCAGGCGGTGCTGTCCGGCGAGTAG